From the Rhinopithecus roxellana isolate Shanxi Qingling chromosome 5, ASM756505v1, whole genome shotgun sequence genome, the window ctttatGCTTGCTGCATGTATTCTATCTAGAATGTTCTTCCTGTAGATATTGGCATGGCTCACTCCCTCAAATGTATGAAGTCTTCCCTGGCCACCTTATCTAACAGTCAATACAATATAGTGTGAGGTTTGAAGGTCACAGAGAGAAAGGCTTGAGAAGTTCAGAAATGGTGCAGAATGGCCAGAAAATTCTGCCAGGGGCAGCAGAACATGAATATTGCACTATTCAAAATGGTCAGTTCTGTCCCAATGGTAGTGCTTAGGAATCTTGGCTGACACAAGGTCCCCTTGTTTCTCCACTGACCCACCCAGATGCTACTTGACAGGCCATGGGAGAGGTTACAGGATGGGGTGTGTGGAAGGAGACTCCACTGTGAACCAATTCCCTTAGGACCAATGGAGATGGGCTGTGGGTAGGGGTGAAGCCATACAATTTTCACACCACCAAAGACCCTGAGGGAGCAAGGCTCAGTAGaacctgtcacacacacacaaacccaaaaTGCTATTTCTCATCTTCTATCCCAGAGATTCCATACATGGTGATGAACCCTGAGACAAAAGCACGGAGAGCTGGGCAGAGCGTGTCCCTGTGCTGTAAGGCCACAGGGAAGCCCAGTCCGGACAAGTATTTTTGGTGCGTATTCTGCTAGCTACCCTGCCCAATTCTCCTCTTGGAAACCAGAGCTTCTTGCATTGGGTCTGGACTTATTAATAAGAACAATAACCAACAGAATAAAGTTACAAGTAAGGCAGTGGTACAGAGCCCGGATGTTGGGACTTACAAATGGGAGCCATGGGGTTGGGAGCCAGACAACCAGCAAGCTCTCTCATTGTACCCTCAAAGCTAGGAGAACCctttggctgggcacagaggctcatgcctgtaatcccagcactttgggaggctgtggcaggtggattgcttgagcccaggagctcgagatcagcctggacaacatagtaaagccctgtctctataaaaaattttaaaaattagccaggtgtgcagGCTTGTGTTTCtagcaccagctactcaggaggatgaggtaggaggatcacttgagtccaggagacataggtttcagtgagctgtgatcatgccactgctctccagcctggagacagggcaagactccatgttaaaaaaaaaaaaaaaaagccgggcgcggtggctcaagcctgtaatcccagcactttgggaggccgagacgggcggatcacgaggtcaggagatcgagtccatcctggctaacacggtgaaaccccgtctctactaaaaaatacaaaaaactagccgggcaatgcggtgggcgcctgtagtcccagctacgtgggaggctgaggcagaagaatggcgtgaacccaggaggcggagcttgcagtgagctgagatccggccactgcactccagcctgggcggcagagcaagactccgtctcaaaaagaaaaaaaaaaaaaaaaaagcaaacaagggCAGAATCCCTTATGGCTGTGAGTCCTTTATCCTTCACAAACATTTTATAGTCACTCTCTTATTTGACCCATCCAACAATCCTGTGAAGTCAGCTGGAAGTCATTGCTGACATTTTATAGACCAGAAAGCTGAAGCACAGATTGGTGAGATGGGGCGGGGGAGGTTGTCCAAGCATCCCCAGCCAGGTGTGTGGTAGGGCTGGGGCTTAGAACCAAGCTCCTTGTTTCCCAGGCCAATTAGTGCTCTTGGATGAGCCAAGTCAAAGGTGATATTGACATTAGTGGGAACCCATTCACCATCTGTCTCCTTGGCTGCCTGCTCCTGGCACTTTTCCAGGAATACCTGCCCTCCCACTGCCCATTCAGGTTCCACCTCTCCATCCCTTGCAGGTATCATAATGACACATTGCTGGATCCTTCCCACTACAAGCATGAGAGCAAGCTGGTGCTGAGGAACCTTCAGCAGGACCAGGCGGGGGAGTACTTTTGCAAGGCCCAGAGTGACGCTGGAGCTGTGAAGTCCAAGGTTGCCCAGCTGATTGTCATAGGTAAGCCTGTCTGGGTCCCTGGGGGCCCTGGGTCTGCAACAGGGCTGGCTGAGCACCCCGGTGCACATAACTATGCAGTAAAAGctaaggctttttcttttttcttttcttttttttttttttttgagatggagtcttgctctgtcacccaggctggagtgcagtggcaccatctcagctcactgcaacctccacctcctgggttcaagtgattctcctgcctcagcctcctgaatagctaggattacaggcgtgtaccaccacgcctggctaatttttgtatttttagtagagacggtgtttcgccatgttggccaggctggtctcaaactcctgacctccagtgatccacctgtttcggcctcccgaagtgctgggattacatgtgtgaaccaccatgcctggccaagcttAGGCTTTTCTGTACTGTGCACAGTGCCAGGACCTCTAGGACACAACGATGGTACAGATCTGAATCCTACCACCATGGAGCCATCATTTGAGGAGGAGTGAAGACATGTAAATAAGAGACaaacaagatagaaaaatgtagctaaggccgggtgcagtggctcacacctgtaatcccagcactttgggaggccaaagtggatggatcacctgaggttaggagttcgagaccagcctggacaacatggtgaaacgctgtgtctaccaaaaatacaaaaattagccaggcgtggtggcatgcacctgtaatcccagctactcaggaggctgaggtagtagaatagcttgaacccaggagggagaagttgcagtgagccgacttcatgccactgtactccagcctgggaaacagagcaagactctgtctccaaaaaaagaagaagaaaagaaacatgcaGCTAAAATAGGAGATAAGGGGCTGTGGACTCTAATAGATGGTAGATACCTCCCAGGTGGGAGTGACCATGGATGGCTACTTGAGGGAACAACTTTCCAGCTGGGGCTTAAATAATGGTTCTTAGCTTTGGCTGCCCATTGGTATGACCtgattgggtttttaaaaatactggtgccggccgggcgcggtggctcaagcctgtaatcccagcactttgggaggccgagacgggcggatcacgaggtcaggagatcgagtccatcctggctaacacggtgaaaccccgtctctactaaaaaatacaaaaaactagccgggcgaggtggcgggcgcctgtagtcccagctactcgggaggctgaggcaggagaatggcgtgaacccgggaggcggagcttgcagtgagctgagatccggccactgcactccagcctgggcggcagagcgagactccgcctcaaaaaaaaaaaaaaaagaatctttctgtgttCTGAACGACTTTAATATATTCCACCAGACACTCATGTAGGTAGAAAACCTGTTTAAAGTGATCAAAGCTTTGAACTGATGCAGTGGTTCACagctgttatcccaacactttggaaggccaaggtgggtggattgcttgagtccaggagttcgagaccagccagggcaatgtgatgaaaccctgtctccacaaaaaatacaaaaaccagctggatgtggtggcacacgcctgtagtcccagctactcgggaggctgaggtgggaggattgcttgagcctgggaggtcaacgctgcagttagctgtgagagtgccactaccctccagcctgggcgacagaacaagaccctgtctaaaacaaaagGTCAGAGCCTAGAATCTTTTACATGGCTTTAACCATATACTGAATTTTTCAAGAATGCAACTACCATATAAATTGAGCTAAGATTGTACTTTGTTTAGCTCAGAACAATACCAAGGATTGTTCCTCATCTCAGGAAAATTAAGTTTCTACAACACCATTACCTAAGGACTGATACCTCTGTACCCATCAGCATTTGTAGCAGTTGTATTTGTGGTGACCTTGGATTTAAGTGCAAGTGGCTAACTTCTTGATTTGTCTTCTCATGTCAATGTGCCAAAGCATTTAGATATGGGAATACACACtgttttgtattaaaattttaaaaacttatcctTTGTTTTACAGTTAGGACCATGCACATATACGTTTGGAAATTATATGTAGTTATCTATAAATTTAACTTCAGAATAATAAAGTAGTATTAAGAATTACTGTAGCAAACAGGGAGCCTTGGTGTGATGGGTTGGGACCACTGCTGAGGGCTCCACATCTCTGCCAACATCCAGAGTACCCTGTGTCTTGTCTGCCCTGAGGTCTGTtgctcaacatttttttttgttgttgttgttgttgttgttttgtttttttgagacagagtcttgctctgtcgcccaggctggagtgtagtggcacgatctcggctcactgcaagctctgcctcccaggttcacgccattctcctggctcagcctcccaagtagctgggactacaggcgcccgccacctcgcccagctaattttttgtatatttagtagagacggggtttcaccgtgttagccaggatggtctcgatctcctgaccttgtgatccgcccatctcggcctcccaaagtgctgggattacaggcttgagccaccgcgcccggccagtgattCCAATTTTCAACCAAGGTTAGAACCCCTGGTCTTAAAGAATGGGCAGGGATTGTGTATGTGGAGGTGAGGATGTTACAGATTGAGGGGCCCACATGGGTAAAGATATAGAAGCGGGAACTGAGGAGGCTTTACAAGAAAGGGTGATCTAGAGCTGGCTTCAAGAAGAGAACTGGATGGGGAGAGGTTAGAGGCCAAAGACAAATAAGGGGCCTGTCTTTGGAAAATGAGTAGGAAGGAAGATAGCTTAGTAATTggcctaaacaaaacaaaaggcagagAAGGACAGAATGTATTGGAAGGATCCTGGACTACTTCAGACTCAAAAAGTTGagcaacaggctgggcgcggtggctcatgcctgtaatcctggcactttgggaggccaaggagggcagatcacgaggtcaggagatcgagaccatcctggctaacacggtgaaaccccgtctctactaaatatacaaaaaattagctgggcgaggtggcgggcgcctgtagtcccagctacttgggaggctgagccaggagaatggcgtgaacctgggaggcagagcttgcagtgagccgagatcgtgccactacactccagcctgggcgacagagcaagactctgtctcaaaaaaacaaaacaacaacaacaacaacaacaaaaaaaaatgttgagcaACAGACCTCAGGGCAGACAAGACACAGGGTACTCTGGATGTTGGCAGAGATGTGGAGCCCTCAGCAGTGGTCCCAACCCATCACACCAAGGCTCCCTGTTTGCTACAGTAATTCTTAATACTACTTTATTATTCTGAAGTTAAATTTATAGATAACTACATATAATTTCCAAACGTATATGTGCATGGTCCTAACTGTAAAACAAaggataagtttttaaaattttaatacaaaacaGTGTGTATTCCCATATCTAAATGCTTTGGCACATTGACATGAGAAGACAAATCAAGAAGTTAGCCACTTGCACTTAAATCCAAGGTCACCACAAATACAACTGCTACAAATGCTGATGGGTACAGAGGTATCAGTCCTTAGGTAATGGTGTTGTAGAAACTTAATTTTCCTGAGATGAGGAACAATCCTTGGTATTGTTCTGAGCTAAACAAAGTACAATCTTAGCTCAATTTATATGGTAGTTGCATTCTTGAAAAATTCAGTATATGGTTAAAGCCATGTAAAAGATTCTAGGCTCTGACcttttgttttagacagggtcttgttctgtcgcccaggctggagggtagtggcactctcacagctaactgcagcgttgacctcccaggctcaagcaatcctcccacctcagcctcccgagtagctgggactacaggcgtgtgccaccacatccagctggtttttgtattttttgtggagacagggtttcatcacattgccctggctggtctcgaactcctggactcaagcaatccacccaccttggccttccaaagtgttgggataacagctGTGAACCACTGCATCAGTTCAAAGCTTTGATCACTTTAAACAGGTTTTCTACCTACATGAGTGTCTGGTGGAATATATTAAAGTCGTTCAGaacacagaaagattcttttttttttttttttgaggcggagtctcgctctgccgcccaggctggagtgcagtggccggatctcagctcactgcaagctccgcctcccgggttcacgccattctcctgcctcagcctcccgagtagctgggactacaggcgcccgccacctcgcccggctagttttttgtattttttagtagagacggggtttcaccgtgttagccaggatggtctcgatctcctgaccttgtgatccgcccatctcggcctcccaaagtgctgggattacaggcttgagccactgcaccctggcctACAGAAAGATTCTTTATGCAGAATAGTACCATGCATTGCAGGACATAGAACCTCAATGGCCCCTACCCATAATATGCCAGTAACATCCCCAATTTTGGTGATAACCCAAAACACCTTCATAAATTTTCAAGACCCCTCCATTGAGACAAACTGCCACTATAGTGGTCTCATCAACCAACTCTGTTTCCCCACATATAAAATGGGATCAGTAATAGCTGTTCCATCTCCCTCCAGAGAGTTCTGTGAGAATGAGAGTCATGGATACACAAGTCCTTTGAAAACCACAGAACACTGTAGAGAGGTGAGGTTGAGGTACTCTTTGTGTAGGATGTAAACTTACATCTTAATTTCCATACCATTTCCCTCCACAGCACCTGATGAGACTCCTTGCAACCCAGTTCCTGAGAGCTATCTTATCCGGCTGCCCCATGATTGCTTTCAGAATGCCACCAACTCCTTCTACTATGACGTGGGACGCTGCCCTGTCAAGACTTGTGCAGGGCAGCAGGATAATGGGATCAGGTGCCGTGATGCTGTGCAGAACTGCTGTGGCATCTCCAAAACAGAGGAGAGGGAGATCCAGTGCAGTGGCTACACGCTACCCACCAAGGTGGCCAAGGAGTGCAGCTGCCAGCGGTGTACAGAAACTCGGAGCATCGTGCGGGGCCGTGTCAGTGCTGCTGACAATGGGGAGCCCATGCGCTTTGGCCATGTGTACATGGGGAACAGCCGTGTAAGCATGACTGGCTACAAGGGTACTTTCACCCTCCATGTCCCCCAGGACACTGAGAGGCTGGTGCTCACATTTGTGGACAGGCTGCAGAAGTTCGTCAACACCACCAAAGTGCTACCTTTCAACAAGAAGGGGAGTGCCGTGTTCCATGAAATCAAGATGCTTCGTCGAAAAGAGCCCATCACTTTGGAAGCCATGGAGACCAACATCATTCCTCTGGGGGAAATGGTTGGTGAAGACCCCATGGCTGAACTGGAGATTCCATCCAAGAGTTTCTACAGGCAGAATGGGGAGCCCTACACAGGAAAAGTGAAGGCCAGTGTGACCTTCCTGGATCCCCGGAATATTTCCACAGCCACAGCTGCCCAGAGTGACCTGAACTTCATCAATGACGAAGGAGACACTTTCCCCCTTCGGACGTATGGCATGTTCTCTGTGGACTTCAGAGATGAGGTCACCTCAGAGCCACTTAATGCTGGCAAAGTGAAGGTCCACCTCGACTCGACCCAGGTCAAGATGCCAGAGCACATATCCACAGTGAAACTCTGGTCACTCAATCCAGACACAGGGCTGTGGGAGGAGGAAGGTGatttcaaatttgaaaatcaaaGGAGGAACAAAAGGGAAGACAGAACCTTCCTGGTGGGCAACATGGAGATCCGTGAGAGAAGGCTCTTTAACCTGGATGTTCCTGAAAGCAGGCGGTGTTTTGTTAAGGTGAGAGCCTACCGGAGTGAGAGGTTCTTGCCTAGTGAGCAGATCCAGGGGGTTGTGATCTCCGTGATTAACCTGGAGCCTAGAACTGGCTTCTCGTCCAACCCTAGGGCCTGGGGCCGCTTTGACAGTGTCATCACAGGCCCCAATGGGGCCTGTGTGCCTGCCTTCTGTGATGACCAGTCCCCTGATGCCTATTCTGCCTATGTCTTGGCAAGCCTGGCTGGGGAGGAACTTCAAGCAGTGGAGTCTTTTCCTAAATTCAACCCAAATGCAATTGGCGTCCCTCAGCCCTATCTCAACAAGCTCAAGTACCGTCGGACGGACCATGAGGATCCACGGGTTAAAAAGACAGCTTTCCAGATTAGCATGGCCAAGCCAAGGCCCAACTCAGCTGAAGAGAGCAACGGGCCTATCTATGCCTTTGAGAACCTCCGGGCATGTGAAGAGGCACCGCCTAGTGCAGCCCACTTCCGGTTCTACCAGATTGAGGGGGATCGATATGACTACAATACAGTCCCCTTCAATGAAGATGATCCTATGAGCTGGACTGAAGACTATCTGGCATGGTGGCCAAAGCCGATGGAATTCAGGGCCTGCTATATCAAGGTGAAGATTGTGGGGCCACTGGAAGTGAATGTGCGATCCCGCAACATGGGGGGCACTCATCGGCGGACAGTGGGGAAGCTGTATGGAATCCGAGATGTGAGGAGCACACGGGACAGGGACCAGCCCAATGTCTCAGCTGCCTGTCTGGAGTTCAAGTGCAGTGGGATGCTCTATGACCAGGACCGTGTGGATCGCACCCTGGTGAAGGTCATTCCCCAGGGCAGCTGCCGTCGAGCCAGTGTGAACCCCATGCTGCATGAGTACCTGGTCAACCACTTACCACTAGCAGTCAACAACGACACCAGTGAGTACACCATGCTGGCACCCTTGGACCCACTAGGCCACAACTATGGCATCTACACTGTCACTGACCAGGACCCTCGAACAGCCAAGGAGATTGCGCTTGGCCGGTGCTTTGATGGCACATCCGATGGCTCCTCCAGAATCATGAAGAGCAATGTGGGAGTAGCCCTCACCTTCAACTGTGTAGAGAGGCAGGTAGGCCGCCAGAGTGCCTTCCAATATCTCCAAAGCACCCCAGCCCGGTCCCCTGCTGCAGGCACTGTCCAAGGAAGAGTGCCCTCAAGGAGGCAGCAGCGAGCGAGCAGGAGTGGCCAGCGCCAGCGTGGAGCGGTGGCCTCTCTGAGATTTCCTAGAGTTGCTCAACAGCCCCTGATCAACTAAGTTTTGTGGTACTTcaccctcttctctcctcatttCATGTGACAGCCATTGGGAGACTGATGCACAAACTGTCACTTGGTTAATTTAAGCACATCTGTTTTGGTGcaatttgcttgtttgtttcttcatGCCTTTACTTACTTTGTCCCAAGATACTGATTGGCATGTGGCCCCCAAAATGGCACAATAAAGCCCCTTTGTGAAACTgttctttaaaagaaacacaagaaatTGGCCACTGGTAAAACTCTGCAGCTTCAACTGTTCTTCATTTAATGCCATTAATGCAAATatacttcctcttctttttgCATGGTTTTGCCCACCTCTGCAATAGTGATAATCTGATGCTGAAGATCAAATAACCAATAAAAAGCATATTTCTTGGCCTTGCTCCACAGGACACAAGCAAGCCTTCATCATAGTTCATACATATAAATGGtggtgaaataaagaaataaaatgcaatatttttacttgaaatgtaaataacttatttatttctttgctaAATTTGGAATTCTAGTGCACATTCAAAGTTAAGCTATTAAATATAGGGTAATCATAATTCCTCTACTAAGTCTGGAAAGAACATCTCCTGGTATCCACAATTACACCAGGTTGCTAATTGTATTTGTACATTTccctttgcatttgcttttgttctTGCTAGAAACCCAGTGTAGCCCAGGGCAGATGTCAATAAATGCATATTCTGTATTTTGATTCTGAGGCCACTGTTCTGTCTTTTAACTATTAAAGTGAGCCAGCTGCTCAGAGGGGTACAGGGGACGCTGGAAAGCAGTCACAGGTGGTGTAGGTCCTGGCCCCCTAAGTTACAAGGCAGGGCAACATAGGCACACACTCCAGCAGTCAAGTTTGTTCTCATGGATCACATTTTCCGTTTGCAGAAAAGAGCAGATTCCTGGCGTTGTGAGCATGTTCTGGGCTCCTgagcaaaactaaaaatatgtcctgattttttttctttccttctttccaataCTTTGGAGCTTATACAATGGCTTGGCCCAGGGTCTGACAAGCTGGCCAAGTGGTCCTTTGGCTCCCCCAAAAGCCTGTTGCCTTCTCCAGCTGGGCTGGCCGGCCTCACTCAGAAATgatgggctttttcttttttctttacgcTCTTCTAAAGATGTTCAGCTTTTCCAGACACCAGATCTCTGTTGTGTGTTACAGACCCTGTCCCTGGAGCAAAACAACTGGTCCAAATGGGCAGAGTTTTGGTTTTGGAAAAGGTATTTGGTTTACAATAGTAAATCAGAGGCCCGCACGTGGTGCCAGAGCAATCTCAGTGGCATTACAGTCAGGGTAGCGGGGTGTGGGGTTGGCTAGGATGCACTCACTGCCCCTATCCCAACCCCTCTAGAATCTGTCAGGCTAGAGGCCAAAGGGTTTGGGAGAAGACAGGGCACTGTTTACAATCAGGACAAAAAGCTTTCCCTGATGCCCCAGTCAGCCTAGTGCAGCGCCTTTACCTATCTCTGGCCTGGGCTGGATTTGTACTCTTGGATCAAACCGAGCTCCTGGGAATTCAGTTTGTAATCAATTAGAAATTTCTCTAGCTGAGCACATCCCAATAACCACAGAAAAAGCAGGCATCTGCAGGAGTGAGGACTAGTGGCCTTGTGATTGCAACTTGACCCACTTCCAGACTCCACATCTGTCCCACTGCTCCCAGGAAGCAGCTCTCACTGACTGCTTGGGGAGGCTTGACTGCCCCTGTTGAGGGGTCAGTGTACAGCTATCTGCAGCACCGTTGCCTCAGCTCACTTCAGGAGCCAGAGTGCATGCTGCTTCAACCTGACCACCAGTTCCTTTCAAACTCACAGGGAGGAGGTGCTGGGGAAGGTGGGCTGACTGGTTCCCCACTCTAGGGCACTTTCCTTGCTGTTCTCAATTGATGGCCTAAATAAATGGACTCCAGCACACAGCATCTGATGCCTGACTCCTTCACTCgccaaacatttattgagtgccaaacCACGTATGCAAGTAGACAAGCTTTTATGAGATAGTACTAAATATACTACATGTCGCGGCATCAGACTTTGAGGAAGTGGTGGTCAGAGAAGTCTTCTTAGAAAAGGTGACATCTAATTTGAGGTCTGAATGATAGCTAGGAGCTGGCCTGATGATGGTGTGGCTGTCAGGAACAAGAGGCACAAGCAGAAACAGATGTGGGGTTGGCAGGTAGATACCTCTCTTTCAgacaaggaaacttttttttttttttgagacgcagttttgctctttcgcctaggctggagtgaagtggtaagatctcgtctcactgcaaactccacccccaggattcaagcgattctcctgcctctgcctcccgagtaactgggattacaggtgcctaccaccatgcccagctaatttttatacttttagtagagacggggtttcaccatgttggccaggctggtcttaaacccctggtctcgggtgatccacccatctcggcctcccaaagtgctgggattacaggtgtgaaccactgcgtccGGGCTAGCAAACATTCTTGAGTTGAACTCATGATACTTAATTCCTAAGAGTCTTGCCTCCAAAATCAAATGTGCTCCTTGCTAGCTGCGTAAATTTCCCCTGGACCTCAATTTACTCACCTATAAATGAAGGATTTCTAAAGCCTTTTTC encodes:
- the CILP gene encoding cartilage intermediate layer protein 1 isoform X2, which codes for MVGTKAWVFSFLVLEVTSVLGRQTMLTQSVRRVQPGKRNPSIFAKPADTLESPGEWTTWFNIDYPGGKGDYERLDAIRFYYGDRVCARPLWLEARTTDWTPAGNTGQVVHGSPREGFWCLNREQRPGQNCSNYTVRFLCPPGSLRRDTERIWSPWSPWSKCSAACGQTGVQTRTRTCLAETVSLCSEATEEGQHCMGQDCTEIPYMVMNPETKARRAGQSVSLCCKATGKPSPDKYFWYHNDTLLDPSHYKHESKLVLRNLQQDQAGEYFCKAQSDAGAVKSKVAQLIVIAPDETPCNPVPESYLIRLPHDCFQNATNSFYYDVGRCPVKTCAGQQDNGIRCRDAVQNCCGISKTEEREIQCSGYTLPTKVAKECSCQRCTETRSIVRGRVSAADNGEPMRFGHVYMGNSRVSMTGYKGTFTLHVPQDTERLVLTFVDRLQKFVNTTKVLPFNKKGSAVFHEIKMLRRKEPITLEAMETNIIPLGEMVGEDPMAELEIPSKSFYRQNGEPYTGKVKASVTFLDPRNISTATAAQSDLNFINDEGDTFPLRTYGMFSVDFRDEVTSEPLNAGKVKVHLDSTQVKMPEHISTVKLWSLNPDTGLWEEEGDFKFENQRRNKREDRTFLVGNMEIRERRLFNLDVPESRRCFVKVRAYRSERFLPSEQIQGVVISVINLEPRTGFSSNPRAWGRFDSVITGPNGACVPAFCDDQSPDAYSAYVLASLAGEELQAVESFPKFNPNAIGVPQPYLNKLKYRRTDHEDPRVKKTAFQISMAKPRPNSAEESNGPIYAFENLRACEEAPPSAAHFRFYQIEGDRYDYNTVPFNEDDPMSWTEDYLAWWPKPMEFRACYIKVKIVGPLEVNVRSRNMGGTHRRTVGKLYGIRDVRSTRDRDQPNVSAACLEFKCSGMLYDQDRVDRTLVKVIPQGSCRRASVNPMLHEYLVNHLPLAVNNDTSEYTMLAPLDPLGHNYGIYTVTDQDPRTAKEIALGRCFDGTSDGSSRIMKSNVGVALTFNCVERQVGRQSAFQYLQSTPARSPAAGTVQGRVPSRRQQRASRSGQRQRGAVASLRFPRVAQQPLIN
- the CILP gene encoding cartilage intermediate layer protein 1 isoform X3; amino-acid sequence: MVGTKAWVFSFLVLEVTSVLGRQTMLTQSVRRVQPGKRNPSIFAKPADTLESPGEWTTWFNIDYPGGKGDYERLDAIRFYYGDRVCARPLWLEARTTDWTPAGNTGQVVHGSPREGFWCLNREQRPGQNCSNYTVRFLCPPEIPYMVMNPETKARRAGQSVSLCCKATGKPSPDKYFWYHNDTLLDPSHYKHESKLVLRNLQQDQAGEYFCKAQSDAGAVKSKVAQLIVIAPDETPCNPVPESYLIRLPHDCFQNATNSFYYDVGRCPVKTCAGQQDNGIRCRDAVQNCCGISKTEEREIQCSGYTLPTKVAKECSCQRCTETRSIVRGRVSAADNGEPMRFGHVYMGNSRVSMTGYKGTFTLHVPQDTERLVLTFVDRLQKFVNTTKVLPFNKKGSAVFHEIKMLRRKEPITLEAMETNIIPLGEMVGEDPMAELEIPSKSFYRQNGEPYTGKVKASVTFLDPRNISTATAAQSDLNFINDEGDTFPLRTYGMFSVDFRDEVTSEPLNAGKVKVHLDSTQVKMPEHISTVKLWSLNPDTGLWEEEGDFKFENQRRNKREDRTFLVGNMEIRERRLFNLDVPESRRCFVKVRAYRSERFLPSEQIQGVVISVINLEPRTGFSSNPRAWGRFDSVITGPNGACVPAFCDDQSPDAYSAYVLASLAGEELQAVESFPKFNPNAIGVPQPYLNKLKYRRTDHEDPRVKKTAFQISMAKPRPNSAEESNGPIYAFENLRACEEAPPSAAHFRFYQIEGDRYDYNTVPFNEDDPMSWTEDYLAWWPKPMEFRACYIKVKIVGPLEVNVRSRNMGGTHRRTVGKLYGIRDVRSTRDRDQPNVSAACLEFKCSGMLYDQDRVDRTLVKVIPQGSCRRASVNPMLHEYLVNHLPLAVNNDTSEYTMLAPLDPLGHNYGIYTVTDQDPRTAKEIALGRCFDGTSDGSSRIMKSNVGVALTFNCVERQVGRQSAFQYLQSTPARSPAAGTVQGRVPSRRQQRASRSGQRQRGAVASLRFPRVAQQPLIN
- the CILP gene encoding cartilage intermediate layer protein 1 isoform X1, with translation MVGTKAWVFSFLVLEVTSVLGRQTMLTQSVRRVQPGKRNPSIFAKPADTLESPGEWTTWFNIDYPGGKGDYERLDAIRFYYGDRVCARPLWLEARTTDWTPAGNTGQVVHGSPREGFWCLNREQRPGQNCSNYTVRFLCPPGSLRRDTERIWSPWSPWSKCSAACGQTGVQTRTRTCLAETVSLCSEATEEGQHCMGQDCTACDLTCPMGQVNADCDACMCQDFMLHGAVSLPGGAPASGATVYLLTKTPKLLTQTDSDGRFQIPGLCPDGKSILKITKVKFAPIVLTMPKTSLKAATINAEFVRAEIPYMVMNPETKARRAGQSVSLCCKATGKPSPDKYFWYHNDTLLDPSHYKHESKLVLRNLQQDQAGEYFCKAQSDAGAVKSKVAQLIVIAPDETPCNPVPESYLIRLPHDCFQNATNSFYYDVGRCPVKTCAGQQDNGIRCRDAVQNCCGISKTEEREIQCSGYTLPTKVAKECSCQRCTETRSIVRGRVSAADNGEPMRFGHVYMGNSRVSMTGYKGTFTLHVPQDTERLVLTFVDRLQKFVNTTKVLPFNKKGSAVFHEIKMLRRKEPITLEAMETNIIPLGEMVGEDPMAELEIPSKSFYRQNGEPYTGKVKASVTFLDPRNISTATAAQSDLNFINDEGDTFPLRTYGMFSVDFRDEVTSEPLNAGKVKVHLDSTQVKMPEHISTVKLWSLNPDTGLWEEEGDFKFENQRRNKREDRTFLVGNMEIRERRLFNLDVPESRRCFVKVRAYRSERFLPSEQIQGVVISVINLEPRTGFSSNPRAWGRFDSVITGPNGACVPAFCDDQSPDAYSAYVLASLAGEELQAVESFPKFNPNAIGVPQPYLNKLKYRRTDHEDPRVKKTAFQISMAKPRPNSAEESNGPIYAFENLRACEEAPPSAAHFRFYQIEGDRYDYNTVPFNEDDPMSWTEDYLAWWPKPMEFRACYIKVKIVGPLEVNVRSRNMGGTHRRTVGKLYGIRDVRSTRDRDQPNVSAACLEFKCSGMLYDQDRVDRTLVKVIPQGSCRRASVNPMLHEYLVNHLPLAVNNDTSEYTMLAPLDPLGHNYGIYTVTDQDPRTAKEIALGRCFDGTSDGSSRIMKSNVGVALTFNCVERQVGRQSAFQYLQSTPARSPAAGTVQGRVPSRRQQRASRSGQRQRGAVASLRFPRVAQQPLIN